The Brassica oleracea var. oleracea cultivar TO1000 chromosome C6, BOL, whole genome shotgun sequence genomic interval CTTAGCTGGACTCTAACATCTTTTTCTGCTGATTCAAGTTATTGTAAAAGTTCTTTATGAAATCATCAGCCGCTTGGTTTACTTGTCTTCTTGCCACGTCACCATTTCCCGGGGTCAACGGAAACGGTGAGTCCGTTACTCTTAACGGCCTTACCAGTGGAGTCCGTCCAAACCCGGGAAAGTAAAGAGACAAAGCCTTTGAGAAAGCCTCTGGCGTAACGTTTCCTTTGTCGCTAACGCCGTTAAGAAGCTCAAGAACTGCTCTAGCAGCGGCTGCGTCGTCGTCAAGCGTCTGAGGCGTTTGAACACACGAGAAGAGACTACTGTGGCTTAGATGTGCAGTTGCGGCAGCTGATGAAGCAGCGTTTAGAGCGTTTGAGGAAGTGGAGTCGGCGGCGTGGACGCGGCGACGGTGGTGGAACATAAGATTCTTGCCGCGTTTGAGAGTGGCGCTGAAGTCGGCGATGAGTTTGTGTTTTCTGACGCGTTTGCGGATTATGTACAAGAGAAAACGTACGACGTTCCATAGCTTCTTGGTTATTGGTACGTTTTGATGATCCATCTGATCTTTACATAGAGAGAGGGATGTGTAATATATTTTTTGAGGTTTGGTTACTTACGAGCTAAGGAGAAGAAATGTGAAGGATTTATAAAGGAAGAAAGTGAGAAAAGAGGTGCGAAAACGTGCAATATATTATTACAAAGATTATAAAGACAAAGCAAAAGCTTACTGGAGCATAATTATTGAATCCATGTCACTTTAAAAGAAAACAAATAGTGTTTATGGATTAAATTTTATATTTTAGATTAAATGTTTCTTTAATTAGGATGTATGGTTTATTGTAGCATCTGCTTAATTTTGAAATTATAAAGTTTTCTAGGGTAAGAGTTCGATCATGATTATTTCCAAATCTTTCTTTAGTACCAGGAGATTTCGGACTAAAGTTCATACAAAAAAGCAAGCACTGATTTTTTTAATGCGTATATAATTATTATTAACTATGACTGAAATCAAAGTAATTTTGGCAAAAAATAAAAGTAAATTTTTCAAAGAAAAAAAACTATATATTAGAGCAAAATACATGATTCAACCGTTTGATGCATCTAGCATTTTATTCTTGAGGAAGTTGAAGTTTATAGGCAACGTTAAATTAGATAGATATGTTTTGGCTATATATTATCAAAGATTAGAATGAAATTACGATCATTAAAACAAAAATATAATCACGAATACAATGAAGGACTTAATTAGTTCAACGTAGAAATGTGACCATTTGATATCGACATAGAATAAACCAAACCAAATAATGAAAAAGAAGAAACAAAAAAATTATATAAGGTGGAAGAGTGGTATAACCAAACTTTCACGTATAACTTTTCTTACTTTTTAGATTGCACTATGTAATATGTAAAGATAGCCATAATCTCTACATGAATTTTATAGGTCTTGCTTATATGTTAAATAATTCTTGCGTCTTGTTCTTAATATATATCGACAGGAAACAGAGTTCGAACTTAGATAAAAGATCATCATCACACATAATCAAATAAACCACAAACATCATTTTTCTCGAGTTTTCAAACAAAATACTGTTAATGTGTTCAACAGCAAACATCAAGAACACAACAGAGACC includes:
- the LOC106299153 gene encoding uncharacterized protein LOC106299153; translation: MDHQNVPITKKLWNVVRFLLYIIRKRVRKHKLIADFSATLKRGKNLMFHHRRRVHAADSTSSNALNAASSAAATAHLSHSSLFSCVQTPQTLDDDAAAARAVLELLNGVSDKGNVTPEAFSKALSLYFPGFGRTPLVRPLRVTDSPFPLTPGNGDVARRQVNQAADDFIKNFYNNLNQQKKMLESS